In one Candidatus Binatia bacterium genomic region, the following are encoded:
- a CDS encoding sigma-54 dependent transcriptional regulator, with translation MKQLGGKSPVIRRLRYEIDAIAPTESSVLITGETGTGKGLVARLIHDASRRSEGRFVHVDCASLAESVIESELFGHERGAFTGAIERRQGRFELAERGTLFLDEIGELEPRLQAKLLRVLQDREYERIGGTRTLQMTARVIAATNQDLPQAIAAKRFRADLYYRLKVVSLSTPPLRERPEDIPLLLDRCIEELAERLGVEVPYLDESFLASLARHSWPGNVRELLNVVERAMIFGREGRLRADEIDLGGLHDEGPRGFVAAQAPPAASDQFSEEVPAQGARERLVAALTQTGGNVARAARRLEMPRSTLRYQIQVHSLQALIPGD, from the coding sequence ATGAAACAACTTGGCGGCAAGAGCCCCGTCATTCGCAGACTGCGGTACGAGATCGATGCGATTGCGCCAACCGAATCCTCGGTGTTGATCACCGGGGAAACGGGAACCGGAAAAGGGCTTGTCGCACGGCTGATTCACGACGCTTCGCGAAGAAGCGAAGGCCGCTTTGTGCACGTGGACTGCGCCTCTCTCGCCGAGAGCGTCATCGAGAGCGAGCTCTTCGGACACGAGCGTGGGGCCTTCACGGGCGCTATTGAGCGTCGACAAGGCCGCTTCGAACTCGCCGAGCGGGGGACTCTGTTTCTCGATGAGATCGGCGAGTTGGAGCCGCGGCTCCAAGCAAAGCTGCTCCGGGTGCTTCAAGATCGCGAGTACGAGCGCATTGGCGGAACACGCACACTCCAAATGACAGCGCGCGTCATCGCCGCGACCAACCAAGATCTACCTCAGGCCATTGCGGCCAAGAGGTTTCGGGCCGATCTCTACTATCGGCTCAAGGTCGTGTCCCTCTCGACACCCCCACTTCGGGAGCGTCCGGAGGACATCCCGCTTCTCCTCGATCGTTGCATCGAAGAGCTCGCCGAACGGCTGGGGGTCGAGGTGCCCTACCTGGACGAATCTTTTCTGGCGAGTCTTGCGCGACACAGCTGGCCCGGGAACGTACGAGAGCTCCTGAACGTGGTGGAGCGCGCGATGATCTTCGGACGCGAAGGGCGGCTTCGGGCGGACGAGATCGACCTGGGCGGACTTCATGACGAGGGCCCCCGTGGATTCGTCGCGGCCCAGGCGCCGCCTGCCGCGAGCGACCAGTTCAGCGAGGAGGTGCCCGCGCAAGGCGCGCGAGAGCGCCTAGTGGCCGCCCTGACTCAGACCGGCGGCAACGTCGCTCGTGCGGCCCGCCGCCTGGAAATGCCGCGAAGCACGCTTCGCTATCAGATCCAGGTCCACAGCCTGCAGGCCCTGATCCCGGGCGACTAA